From the Haladaptatus sp. DJG-WS-42 genome, the window CGGGCGATACGACTTTCAGAGTGTGGCGTCATACACGACATTTGTAACGGCGATTTTGTACTGAGTCCACCCAAATAACCCTTTGGCATTCGCGATTTTCAGGCCACCTGGAAAGTTGTAACTCAGCTGTTTAGTTTACATCCCCAGCAAGGGTGATGTTGCTGATTCTGCTTCCGATTACAGGTAAGCGAGAGAGCGTAATAATGCTGCGTAGACCGGAGTGAAAGTAGACGGTTTGCTGTAAAACCGGCCGAGTGAAGCGGTGGTTCAGGAGAAACAATGGGGGGTTCAAACGCCCTGTTGAAAGCTGTCACAGTGAGCCAAGGCAACACCGCCGAACCCGGAATGGACGCCCAACACGATTAACCGTCGCTATCTCATAATTCACGTTATGCAACCGTTCCTCGTCGAAGGACTCACCTCGCCGCCAACCGTCCTGTTGACGCTTGTCTTACTCGCGGCAATCGTTCTCGTCGGGCGTATCTTGCTCCACGTCGCGTGGAAACTCATCCTCATCGCCATCGCCATCATTGGCGCACTCTGGATTGTCGGTATTTTCCTCTAAATCGCCGCGAGGAAGTTCTTGATGACGTCGTGGCCGTGTTCGGTGAGCACGCTCTCCGGGTGGAACTGGACGCATTCGAGCGGATACGCTTCGTGGCGCACGCCCATCACCAAGTCGTCTTCAGAGCGCGCGGTCACCGTCAGGCAGTCAGGCACAGCCGTCGCCACGAGCGAGTGGTAGCGTCCGGCACGAAACGCCTGTGGCAGTCCTGTGAACACACCTTTCTCGTCGTGGGTGATGGCAGAGGCCTTGCCGTGGACGGGGAACGGCGCGCGCCCAATCTCGCCGCCGTACTCGTACACCGCGGCTTCGAGACCGAGACAGACCCCAAGCGTCGGAATCTCTGGACTGAGCTCCTGAAGCACGTCGCGGGTCACGCCCACGTCGCGGTCGTTTTTCGGATGGCCCGGCCCCGGGCTCAGGACAATCGCGTCCGGGTCTGCGGCGCGAATCTCAGCGAGCGAGGCAGTGTTTTTCACGACGGTGGTGTTCGCGTTCGTGCTCACGTACTCGACCAAATTGTAGGTAAACGAGTCGAAGTTATCGACGAACAGCACGTCGGTCATGGCCGCACCTCCGCGGGTTCGAGTCGTTCAATCGCGGCGAGCACGCCGCCCATCTTCTTTTCGGTCTCTTCGTACTCGCTTGCGGGATCTGAGTCGGCGACGATGCCCGCACCGGCTTGAATCGTCAGGCGGTCTGGGTCGCCGTGTTCGATGGTCGCGGTGCGGATGACGATGGCGAAGTCGGTGTCGCCCGTCCACGAGTAGTAGCCGACGCCGCCGCCGTAGAGGCCGCGTGGCCCGGCTTCTAACTCGTGAATAATCTCCATCGCTCGCACCTTTGGCGCACCAGAGAGCGTCCCAGCGGGGAACGAGGCTCGCGTCGCGTCGAAGGCGTCGTACTCGGGCGCGAGCGTCCCCGTGACCGTGCTCTCGATGTGCTGGACGTGCGAGTACTTGAGGACGTTCATGAACTCTTCGACGCGTACCGAACCGGCTTGTGCCACGCGGCGAACGTCGTTGCGCGCCAAGTCGACGAGCATCGTGTGCTCAGCGCGTTCCTTGTCAT encodes:
- the trpG gene encoding anthranilate synthase component II, producing MTDVLFVDNFDSFTYNLVEYVSTNANTTVVKNTASLAEIRAADPDAIVLSPGPGHPKNDRDVGVTRDVLQELSPEIPTLGVCLGLEAAVYEYGGEIGRAPFPVHGKASAITHDEKGVFTGLPQAFRAGRYHSLVATAVPDCLTVTARSEDDLVMGVRHEAYPLECVQFHPESVLTEHGHDVIKNFLAAI